The following are from one region of the Neorhizobium sp. NCHU2750 genome:
- a CDS encoding WGR domain-containing protein: protein MTPVYLTHVDPGRNMARFYTMSVQPTLFGECSVVREWGRIGTGGQVRETHHTTPQEAQAFAEEILRQKLRKGYQLI from the coding sequence ATGACCCCCGTTTACCTCACCCACGTTGATCCCGGCCGGAACATGGCGCGCTTCTACACCATGAGCGTACAACCGACGTTATTCGGCGAGTGTTCGGTGGTACGCGAGTGGGGGCGCATCGGCACGGGCGGGCAGGTGAGGGAAACCCATCACACCACCCCGCAGGAAGCGCAGGCCTTTGCCGAGGAGATTCTCCGGCAGAAACTCCGCAAGGGTTATCAATTGATTTGA